GGGCAAGTCCTTCGATGTGGTGCTTGACGTGACCGATACGTGGATCCGCGTTGACGGCAAGTGGCTGCTGCTGGCTGGTCATGCCAGCAAGCGGCCGCAGTAGGTCGCAGTCACTCTCCGGCGGGCGGTGCTACCGGTTGGGTAGCGCCGCAGCGTTCCGCCAGCCGCTTCGGGTCGCCGCGCAGTACGGAGTCGACGTAGTAGTCGAGCAGTCCCTCGGCCAGCTTCTTGTCCTGGTCCGGAATGAGGCCGCGCGTATCCGCCAGCCACCCGTCGATGCACTGCTGCTTCGCGGCAGTGCTGCTGCCGCAGGTCAGGAAGTGGTCAAGCGCCGTGCGGTACTGGTCGAACTCGTCCCGGTCCATGACCGGGCCATGCCCCGGGACCAGCTGCCTGAAGGTGGTTTCCGCGAAGTGCCCGAGCGCCCGCTGCCATCTCTGGGGGCAGGCGGTGTCGAGCAGCGGGGCCGGCAGGGTCACCAGGTCGCCGGCGAGCAGCGTCCGGGTCTTGCGGTCGAATAGCCAGATATCGCCCCCGGTGACCGCGTTGCGCTCCAGGTTCAGGCGTAATTCGTGTTCGCCGATCGTCACGGTATGCGACCGGGTAACGACGTGAGTGGGCTTGAGCCCTTCGCCATTGTCGATCAACGCCAGCTCGGCCCGATAGGCGGCCTGGTCCGGCGAGCCGTCGGCAGCGCGGCCGAGCAGTTCCGTGAGCTGTTTTTTGTAATTGGCAAGAAATCCGGTAAGCGCGCCGTCGATCGCGCCGCTGGCATGGACCTGGGCTTCGGGATAGGCCTTGCGAATCATGAGATTGCCGCCGACATGATCCAGGTGCCAATGGGAATTGATCACGGCGATGATCGGTTCCCGCTGTTCCGTCGCGGCATCGAGCAGGCGCTGGGTGTGCGCCGGATGCCGGCCCGTATCGAAGACCACCAGGCCATCGGACGTTTCAATCAGCACGCTGTTGCCGTCGGGCTGCTGGCCCTGCACGAACCGGCCGGGTACGAGCGTGTAGCCGCGGGCCACCGATCGGGTGTCTGCGCCGCTTGCAGCGACGGGCAACCACAACGCCAGGAGCGTACAGAACAGACGTCTC
This genomic stretch from Tahibacter amnicola harbors:
- a CDS encoding MBL fold metallo-hydrolase, with translation MRRLFCTLLALWLPVAASGADTRSVARGYTLVPGRFVQGQQPDGNSVLIETSDGLVVFDTGRHPAHTQRLLDAATEQREPIIAVINSHWHLDHVGGNLMIRKAYPEAQVHASGAIDGALTGFLANYKKQLTELLGRAADGSPDQAAYRAELALIDNGEGLKPTHVVTRSHTVTIGEHELRLNLERNAVTGGDIWLFDRKTRTLLAGDLVTLPAPLLDTACPQRWQRALGHFAETTFRQLVPGHGPVMDRDEFDQYRTALDHFLTCGSSTAAKQQCIDGWLADTRGLIPDQDKKLAEGLLDYYVDSVLRGDPKRLAERCGATQPVAPPAGE